A stretch of the Pseudomonas helvetica genome encodes the following:
- a CDS encoding gamma carbonic anhydrase family protein, whose product MKYRLGDARVETHPQSWVAPNAVLVGKVKLEEGANVWFNAVLRGDNELILIGKNSNVQDGTVMHTDMGYPLTIGTGVTIGHNAMLHGCTVGDYSLIGINAVILNGAKIGKNCIIGANSLIGEGKEIPDGSLVMGSPGKVVRELTEPQKKMLEASAAHYVHNSQRYARDLVEQEQ is encoded by the coding sequence ATGAAATACCGCCTGGGCGACGCCCGCGTCGAAACTCACCCGCAGAGCTGGGTCGCACCTAACGCCGTGCTGGTGGGCAAGGTCAAACTGGAAGAGGGCGCCAACGTCTGGTTCAACGCCGTGTTGCGCGGCGACAACGAGCTGATCCTGATCGGCAAGAACAGTAATGTGCAGGATGGCACGGTGATGCACACCGACATGGGCTACCCGCTGACTATCGGCACCGGAGTAACCATTGGTCATAACGCCATGTTACACGGCTGCACGGTGGGCGATTACAGCCTGATCGGCATCAACGCGGTGATCCTCAACGGCGCGAAAATCGGCAAGAACTGCATCATCGGCGCCAACTCGCTGATCGGCGAAGGCAAGGAAATTCCTGACGGTTCGCTGGTCATGGGCTCGCCGGGCAAAGTAGTACGTGAACTGACCGAGCCGCAGAAAAAAATGCTCGAAGCCAGTGCCGCCCACTATGTGCATAACTCGCAGCGCTATGCCCGCGATCTGGTCGAGCAGGAACAATGA
- a CDS encoding CoA pyrophosphatase yields the protein MLDELLHRVSNHTPRTLETDLRFPEAAVLVPITRSDEPELVLTLRASGLSTHGGEVAFPGGRRDPEDPDLIFTALREAEEEIGLPPGLVEVIGPLSPLISLHGIKVTPYVGVIPDFVEYRANDAEIAAVFSVPLEFFRKDPREHTHRIDYQGRSWYVPSYRFGEYKIWGLTAIMIVELINLLYDAQISLHQPPKNFINI from the coding sequence ATGCTGGACGAGCTACTGCATCGGGTAAGCAACCACACGCCGCGCACGCTGGAAACCGACCTGCGTTTTCCGGAGGCCGCGGTCCTGGTGCCTATCACCCGCAGTGATGAACCGGAGCTGGTTCTGACCCTGCGTGCCAGCGGGCTCTCGACCCACGGCGGTGAAGTGGCCTTCCCCGGCGGGCGACGCGATCCGGAAGACCCGGACCTGATTTTCACCGCATTGCGCGAAGCCGAAGAAGAAATCGGCCTGCCACCCGGTCTGGTGGAAGTCATCGGCCCGTTGAGTCCGTTGATCTCCCTGCACGGGATCAAGGTCACGCCTTACGTCGGGGTGATTCCGGACTTCGTCGAGTACCGGGCCAACGATGCTGAAATTGCCGCAGTGTTCAGCGTACCGCTGGAGTTCTTCCGCAAGGACCCGCGTGAACACACGCACCGCATCGATTATCAGGGCCGCAGCTGGTATGTGCCGAGCTACCGTTTCGGCGAATACAAAATCTGGGGCCTGACCGCAATCATGATCGTCGAGCTGATCAACCTGCTCTATGACGCGCAGATCAGCCTGCATCAACCACCGAAAAACTTTATCAATATCTGA